A window from Bos indicus x Bos taurus breed Angus x Brahman F1 hybrid chromosome 26, Bos_hybrid_MaternalHap_v2.0, whole genome shotgun sequence encodes these proteins:
- the ANKRD1 gene encoding ankyrin repeat domain-containing protein 1, with product MMVLKVEELVTGKKKGNGDAGEFLPEDFRDGEYEAAVTLEKQEDLKTLPVHFVSLGEQQWKTEKQREAELKKKKLEQRSKLENLEDLEIIIQLKKRKKYKKTKVPVVKEPEPEIVTEPVDVPMFLKAALENKLPVIEKFLSDKNNPDVCDEYKRTALHRACLEGHLAIVEKLIEAGAQIEFRDMLESTAIHWASRGGSLDVLKLLLNKGAKISARDKLLSTPLHVAVRTGHYECAEHLIACEADLNAKDREGDTPLHDAVRLNRYKMIRLLITYGADLNVKNCAGKTPMDLVLHWQNGTKAIFDSLKENSYKASRIAAF from the exons ATGATGGTTCTGAAGGTAGAAGAGCTG GTTACAGGGAAGAAGAAAGGCAATGGGGATGCTGGGGAGTTCCTTCCTGAGGACTTCAGAGATGGAGAATATGAAGCTGCTGTCACTTTAGAGAAGCAAGAAGACCTGAAAACACTTCCGGTCCACTTTGTCAGCCTGGGGGAGCAACAGTGGAAAACTGAGAAACAGCGAGAGGCAGAG ctCAAGAAGAAAAAACTAGAACAAAGATCAAAACTGGAAAATTTAGAAGATCTTGAAATAATCATTcaactgaagaaaaggaaaaaatacaagaaaacaaaagttcCAGTTGTGAAGGAACCTGAACCTGAAATTGTG aCAGAACCTGTGGATGTGCCTATGTTTCTGAAAGCTGCCCTGGAGAATAAACTGCCAGTAATAGAAAAATTCTTGTCAGACAAGAACAATCCAGATGTCTGTGATGAG TATAAACGGACAGCTCTTCACAGAGCATGCTTGGAAGGACATTTGGCAATCGTGGAGAAGTTAATAGAAGCTGGAGCCCAGATTGAATTCCGTGATATG CTTGAATCCACAGCAATCCACTGGGCAAGCCGCGGAGGAAGCCTGGATGTCTTAAAACTGTTGCTGAACAAAGGCGCCAAAATCAGTGCGCGGGATAAG TTGCTCAGCACCCCGCTGCATGTCGCGGTGAGGACCGGCCACTACGAGTGCGCAGAGCATCTCATCGCCTGCGAGGCAGACCTCAATGCCAAAGACCGG GAAGGAGATACTCCCTTGCATGATGCCGTGAGGCTGAATCGGTACAAGATGATCCGACTCCTGATCACGTATGGTGCCGACCTCAACGTTAAGAACTGT GCTGGGAAGACTCCGATGGATCTGGTGCTACACTGGCAGAACGGAACCAAAGCAATATTTGACAGCCTCAAAGAGAACTCCTACAAAGCGTCTCGCATAGCAGCATTCTGA